From one Portunus trituberculatus isolate SZX2019 chromosome 8, ASM1759143v1, whole genome shotgun sequence genomic stretch:
- the LOC123501036 gene encoding zinc finger CCCH domain-containing protein 18-like: MSSMEGSEPGSPGGEWDDPMSPTSSQQGTPASPMCQDGPTSPDGPEPEGPTSPACPASPQSSTSDSSSSPDSDRSRSPSPTPAALHRPPSPQSPEPGPDTPGDPRISAQSPQDPRTHHIESPIPQDPRTQGRRGAREAWDRNVMPKAPMSPEDPASPDSAPEEGEEGEVEPPASPSKEDRLSEISEGDSSLNCDLGDEEEEEEPQQQQKKDHLEEKEDEEEEEEEGGVKKKVEERERRGQRSERGSDPPQKVKRKSDEGLGLKDELDFEAERESGEEEGEEGEEGEEGEKGKRKVDAENREDGELSDDDDDDSLLRQEPKTVCRFFNKGQCTWGTNCRFLHPGVSDKGNYNMFAPPKPQSNTDKEEDSERGRPREVRRFIPEPSPFESAWERGLRYAKEMMKRANKRKETDADFEEKRFNLSLGQAELDRENDYYTRPASPVFKQPDEIIDQYLDPYEKQAIRHFRGGHFENFEVRYNVDPRYNNMRGGHERSRRDKFEREVSERIQRRPRTTSGGDERYARGRVWQDDRYMEVASTGGSGRGEAEAWADPWARRKTPPRLARKKKTSRTRSYSSGSSSRSSSSTRSRSGSKSSRTSIASRSSHSSSHSPSLSPGPRRQPNPRINAGRAGEKGGVRQPPPPVRNRPSPPPPMRGRTSPPPPMRGRPSPPPPIRGRPSPPLVRGRPNSPPMRSRPSPPPIRGRPTSPPMRGRVSPPPSSRQPLPRRPEARDPRMDRGERVDRFGRMRKASHHSYSRSRSRSRSRSRSNSRPPRRLGRTFSSSRSRSRSATRSSSATSRSRSRGRSITRSRSRSHSRSRSRSSYSRSSSASSVDSRRRAMSDKRRMTQGTVSYGQAKSKAMDPVKLSGQKQQIKLTLKGPALKRLEKPVLPQEDDSGESDTGGAKLIRKRKAESPPPEAPPPKVTPRSPPPAPAPPPPSKKPQANRREELLKQLRAVEDAIARKRTKLPT, translated from the exons ATGAGCAGCATGGAGGGGTCTGAGCCGGGCAGCCCCGGGGGTGAGTGGGACGACCCCATGAGCCCCACGTCCAGCCAGCAGGGCACCCCGGCCAGCCCCATGTGCCAAGATGGTCCCACCAGCCCGGATGGCCCTGAACCTGAGGGTCCCACTAGCCCTGCCTGTCCTGCCAGCCCCCAGAGCTCCACCTCAGACAGCTCCAGCAGCCCCGACAGTGACAGGAGCCGCAGCCCCAGCCCCACCCCTGCTGCCCTCCACAGACCCCCTAGCCCCCAGAGCCCTGAGCCAGGCCCTGATACTCCAGGGGACCCAAGGATCTCTGCTCAAAGCCCCCAGGACCCCAGGACCCACCACATTGAGTCCCCAATCCCGCAGGACCCCCGGACCCAGGGCAGGAGGGGGGCCAGGGAGGCGTGGGATCGCAATGTGATGCCCAAGGCCCCAATGAGCCCCGAGGACCCCGCCAGCCCCGACTCTGCcccggaggagggggaggaaggagaagtggaGCCCCCAGCCAGCCCCTCCAAGGAAGATAGACTGTCGGAGATATCTGAAGGGGACTCatcg cTGAACTGTGACCTgggtgacgaggaggaagaagaagaaccacaacagcaacagaagaaggaccacctggaggaaaaggaagatgaagaggaggaggaagaagaagggggagtgaagaagaaggtggaggagagagagagaagaggtcaaAGGTCAGAGAGGGGCAGTGACCCACCCCAGAAGGTCAAGAGGAAGAGTGACGAGGGACTTGGACTGAAGGATGAGCTGGActttgaggcagagagagagagtggagaggaggagggggaggagggagaggaag GTGAGGAGggtgagaagggaaagaggaaggtggaTGCTGAGAACAGAGAGGACGGAGAGCtgagtgatgatgacgatgatgactcCCTCTTGAGACAGGAACCCAAGACTGTCtgccg gTTCTTCAACAAGGGACAGTGTACGTGGGGCACCAACTGTCGGTTCCTGCACCCTGGCGTGTCTGACAAGGGTAACTACAATATGTTCGCGCCGCCCAAGCCACAGTCCAACACTgacaaggaagaggacagcGAGCGTGGCAGG ccAAGAGAGGTGCGTCGCTTCATTCCAGAGCCGTCGCCCTTTGAGTCTGCCTGGGAAAGAGGACTGCGCTATGCTAAGGAG ATGATGAAGCGagcaaacaagaggaaggaaacggATGCAGACTTTGAGGAGAAGCGCTTTAACTTGAGCTTGGGGCAGGCAGAGCTGGACCGAGAGAATGACTACTACACTCGCCCTGCCTCGCCAGTCTTCAAGCAGCCTGATGAGATTATTGACCAGTACCTTGACCCTTATGAAAAGCAGGCTATTAGGCACTTCAGAGgag GTCACTTTGAGAACTTTGAGGTGAGGTACAATGTTGACCCGCGCTACAACAACATGAGAGGCGGACATGAGAGGTCGCGCCGGGACAAGTTTGAGAGGGAAGTGTCCGAACGCATCCAGAGAAGACCTCGCACTACTTCTGGGGGCgatgagag GTACGCGCGGGGCCGAGTGTGGCAGGATGACCGGTACATGGAGGTGGCGTCGACAGGGGGCAGTGGCCGGGGGGAGGCGGAGGCATGGGCTGATCCATGGGCCAGGAGGAAGACGCCCCCTCGCCTGGCCCGCAAGAAGAAGACCTCTCGTACTCGCAGTTACTCCTCAGGCTCCTCCTCTCGCTCATCCTCTAG CACTCGTAGCCGTAGTGGAAGCAAGTCAAGCCGCACCAGTATTGCCAGCCGCAGcagccactcctcctcccactccccatCCCTCTCACCAGGACCCAGACGCCAACCCAACCCCAGGATCAATGCTG GTCGTGCCGGGGAGAAGGGCGGCGTGAGGCAGCCCCCACCACCAGTGCGCAACCGCCCCAGCCCACCTCCCCCGATGCGTGGCCGCACTAGCCCCCCACCGCCAATGCGAGGCCGCCCCAGCCCTCCACCCCCAATAAGAGGCCGCCCCAGCCCCCCACTTGTCCGCGGCAGGCCCAACTCCCCCCCAATGCGCAGTCGCCCCAGCCCCCCTCCCATCCGTGGCAGACCCACATCCCCACCCATGAGAGGCCGAGTTAGCCCCCCGCCCTCCTCCCGCCAGCCCCTGCCACGGAGACCTGAGGCGAGGGACCCCAG aatgGACCGAGGGGAGAGAGTGGACCGGTTTGGGCGTATGAGGAAAGCCAGTCACCACAGTTACTCGCGGTCACGGTCCAGATCACGGTCCAGGTCCAGGTCAAACTCCAGGCCACCACGCAg ACTGGGCCGCACTTTCTCCTCCAGTCGGTCCAGGTCCAGGTCGGCCACCAGGTCCAGCTCAGCCACTTCCCGCTCCAGATCCAGGGGCCGTAGCATCACCCGGTCCAGGTCGCGCTCTCATTCCAGGTCCCGCTCCAGATCATCCTACTCACGGTCCAGCTCTGCCTCCAGTGTGGATAGCAGGCGgaggg CGATGAGTGACAAGAGACGCATGACTCAGGGCACTGTCTCCTACGGCCAAGCTAAGAGCAAGGCCATGGATCCAGTCAAG TTGTCCGGACAGAAGCAACAAATCAAGCTCACCCTGAAGGGCCCCGCACTGAAGCGCCTGGAGAAACCGGTGCTGCCCCAGGAGGATGACA GTGGCGAGTCGGATACTGGTGGTGCGAAGCTGATCAGGAAACGCAAGGCTGAGAGTCCCCCTCCTGAAGCACCGCCACCCAAG GTCACCCCCCGCAGCCCACCACCGGCCCCAGCACCACCTCCGCCCAGCAAGAAGCCTCAGGCCAACAGACGCGAAGAACTCCTCAAACAACTGCGAGCGGTGGAGGATGCCATTGCTCGGAAACGCACCAAGCTGCCCACctag